The Psychrosphaera ytuae genome includes a region encoding these proteins:
- the astA gene encoding arginine N-succinyltransferase, translating into MFVIRPIQEKDYPELLKIAEESGHGFTSLPVNEELISNKIKRAEASFKSQVSEQPEEHGFLFVMEEVATGKIMGTSGIESAVGLEDAFYHYHLGKVVHHSRELNIYNTADILTLCNDYTGATELCTLFLREEFRKGITGRVLSKFRFLFLAQHQERFSSTVIAEMRGVSDENGDSPFWQWLEKHFFSMDFPTADYLTGIGQKVFIAELMPKYPVYVNLLSEDAQAVIGKVHKNTEPALKLLKSEGFSYKNYVDIFDGGPTVEANIANIHTVQNSDLYTVEIVDALDSDKNIIISNTFVEEFRATVAKTKLDQEQKIITLTQEYADILKVKGGDQVRAAVLK; encoded by the coding sequence ATGTTTGTAATTCGTCCAATCCAAGAAAAAGATTATCCTGAACTGCTAAAAATTGCAGAGGAATCAGGCCATGGTTTTACTTCGTTACCAGTTAACGAAGAACTGATCAGCAACAAGATTAAGCGTGCCGAGGCGTCGTTCAAATCTCAAGTTTCTGAACAACCTGAAGAACATGGCTTTTTATTTGTAATGGAAGAGGTTGCGACCGGTAAAATCATGGGCACCAGCGGTATTGAATCTGCTGTTGGTCTTGAGGACGCATTTTACCATTACCACCTTGGCAAAGTAGTTCATCACTCCCGTGAGTTAAATATCTATAACACAGCAGATATTCTAACATTGTGTAACGATTACACAGGTGCGACGGAGTTGTGTACTTTGTTCTTGCGAGAAGAGTTTAGAAAAGGCATTACAGGTCGTGTCTTATCGAAATTCCGTTTCTTGTTTTTAGCGCAACACCAAGAGCGCTTTTCGAGTACGGTAATTGCTGAGATGCGCGGCGTCTCCGATGAAAATGGTGACTCGCCGTTTTGGCAATGGTTAGAGAAGCACTTTTTCTCGATGGACTTTCCAACCGCAGATTACCTCACTGGTATTGGCCAAAAGGTGTTTATCGCCGAATTAATGCCAAAATATCCAGTGTACGTAAACCTTCTTTCAGAAGATGCACAAGCTGTGATCGGCAAAGTTCACAAAAATACAGAGCCTGCACTCAAGTTGTTAAAGTCTGAGGGCTTTAGCTACAAAAACTACGTGGATATCTTTGATGGCGGCCCTACAGTTGAAGCCAACATTGCTAATATTCACACAGTTCAAAACAGTGATCTGTACACAGTAGAAATCGTCGACGCCCTTGATTCTGATAAAAACATCATTATCTCTAACACATTCGTCGAAGAGTTCAGAGCAACCGTAGCCAAAACCAAATTAGATCAAGAGCAAAAGATCATCACTCTAACTCAAGAATATGCAGATATACTTAAGGTTAAAGGCGGAGATCAAGTTCGAGCTGCGGTCTTAAAATAG